In Denticeps clupeoides chromosome 1, fDenClu1.1, whole genome shotgun sequence, a single window of DNA contains:
- the LOC114796224 gene encoding lecithin retinol acyltransferase-like, whose product MLDSLTFLLEKVFLIAHLNVFRLILSDKEKKMKQYDSSAPPPLQRGDLLEVPRTLFIHFGIYLGDNKVAHMIPDITPVLTSDKARIQKVVTNKRLLMGVLYKHATIRVDSVEDFAYGSPILLNAMDKTFKTPALPNEEVARRAEKLVGPIAYSLLWNNCEHFATHCRYGAAVSLQTDKFCEWLKSIIRDQRSVLFTTFFAILSIIYLEMALSSALPTLLIPFTLWMAG is encoded by the exons ATGCTGGACTCGCTGACCTTCCTGCTGGAGAAGGTCTTCCTGATCGCGCACCTCAATGTTTTCAGACTGATCTTGTCGGACAAAGAAAAGAAGATGAAGCAGTACGACAGCAGCGCGCCGCCGCCCCTGCAGCGCGGGGACCTGCTGGAGGTGCCGCGCACCCTCTTCATCCACTTCGGCATCTACCTGGGCGACAACAAAGTGGCGCACATGATACCGGACATCACGCCCGTGCTGACCAGCGACAAGGCTCGGATCCAGAAGGTGGTGACCAACAAGCGCCTGCTGATGGGGGTCCTGTACAAGCACGCCACCATCCGGGTGGACTCGGTCGAGGACTTCGCTTACGGCTCGCCGATCCTGCTCAACGCGATGGATAAAACGTTTAAAACGCCAGCGCTGCCGAACGAGGAAGTGGCGAGGAGAGCGGAGAAGCTCGTCGGTCCGATCGCGTACAGCTTGCTGTGGAATAACTGCGAGCATTTCGCCACGCACTGCCGGTACGGCGCGGCCGTCAGCCTGCAGACGGACAAG TTCTGTGAGTGGCTGAAGTCCATTATCCGGGACCAGAGGAGTGTTCTTTTCACAACATTCTTTGCTATTCTATCCATCATATACCTGGAAATGGCGCTATCCTCCGCATTACCTACCCTGCTGATCCCTTTCACTCTCTGGATGGCAGGTTAA
- the lratb.2 gene encoding lecithin retinol acyltransferase b, tandem duplicate 2, protein MSVKMSVLRLLSLVFITATTTTTTTEEKTEDTDERKQCKYDISKFKRGDLLEVPRTLFTHFGIYLGKNRVAHLIPDILPAMTSDSNAIAKMVTDLRLVIGVIAKVASVRVDTVEDFAYGAEILVNHMDEVCSRSPFHGDEVGRRAEKLLGSVTYSLLWYNCEHYVMYCRYGTVISFQTYQFCKTVRKIFCSKTASMLTMLLGVFILVYLDAVSLLMLLAIFVVSFTIWMAS, encoded by the exons ATGTCTGTAAAGATGTCTGTTCTCAGGCTCTTGAGCCTGGTTTTcatcacagccaccaccaccaccaccaccactgaaGAGAAGACTGAAGACACTGATGAGCGAAAACAATGCAAATATGACATATCCAAATTCAAGAGAGGAGACCTGCTGGAGGTACCACGCACGCTCTTCACCCATTTTGGCATCTACCTTGGGAAGAACCGGGTAGCTCACCTGATCCCTGACATCCTGCCTGCCATGACTAGTGATAGCAATGCAATTGCAAAGATGGTGACCGACTTGCGGCTTGTCATAGGAGTCATTGCAAAAGTGGCAAGCGTGCGTGTGGACACAGTGGAGGACTTTGCCTATGGAGCAGAGATTCTGGTCAACCATATGGACGAGGTGTGCAGCCGATCACCCTTCCATGGCGACGAGGTGGGCCGTAGGGCAGAGAAGCTGCTGGGATCTGTGACTTACAGTCTTCTGTGGTACAACTGTGAACACTACGTGATGTACTGCCGTTATGGTACTGTCATAAGCTTCCAGACTTACCAG TTCTGTAAAACAGTGAGGAAAATTTTCTGCAGTAAAACCGCATCCATGCTCACAATGCTTCTTGGCGTCTTCATCCTGGTGTACCTGGATGCAGTCTCGCTCTTAATGCTTTTAGCAATCTTTGTTGTTTCTTTCACTATCTGGATGGCTTCATAA
- the LOC114797820 gene encoding uncharacterized protein LOC114797820 isoform X2, producing MPYAGCLSRKISAFIRPRWHGSVSASSQLLSGSPNPNRERRERCHRHAASQKAVRIGCASGFWGDTATSVPQLLYGGRLDFLVFDYLSEITMSLLTAVKAKDPNLGYTPDFVLAAMLPFIKDIHKMGVRVVSNAGGVNPQACAAALRNGIQKAGLDMTVGVVTGDDLMPQKDLLKEVKMADTEERRPLPKTVHSMNAYLGAMPIKRCLDLGADIVVTGRCVDSALVLGPLMHSFGWDRSSYDLLATGSLAGHLIECGAQCTGGIFTDWHKVPDWDNMGFPVVECFADGAFTLSKPPKTGGMVSFGTVAEQLVYEIGDPKRYLLPDVTCDFSQVTITEIPGVEGGAVKVTGAKGSQPAADYKVCATYMDGFRATAVCPVGGPRAAEKGRRTAESIIKRTRRIFKQLGLEDYSSVNIQILGAEDTYGTHAIQNSSREAVVWMSVHHKQKKALEFFSREIAPAGTGMAPGLTGIVGGRPRVSPVLKPFFFLHPKSEIKTDIHLNGKLVDTLTDLDSSLSVGPRPQYLTEEATDAPEDLPIGPHNYRLEELAFTRSGDKGDSANIGVIARQPLFYPYLKKLLTSAAVEEYFRHLIRKDRTDLPSVIRGKRTARCCWTMN from the exons ATGCCCTACGCTGGGTGTTTATCGCGCAAAATATCCGCGTTTATTCGACCACGGTGGCACGGGAGCGTCAGCGCCAGCAGCCAGCTGCTGTCAGGGTCCCCAAACCCCAACAGAGAGCGCAGAGAGAGATGTCACCGTCACGCAGCGTCACAGAAAGCTGTCCGAATAGGATGCGCCTCTGGCTTCTGGGGAGACACGGCGACTTCAG TTCCACAACTGTTATATGGAGGAAGACTGGATTTCCTGGTGTTCGATTATCTCTCTGAAATCACCATGTCTCTGCTCACAGCAGTTAAAGCCAAGGACCCC AATTTGGGCTATACTCCAGATTTTGTTTTGGCTGCCATGTTACCTTTCATTAAAGACATCCATAAAATGG GTGTTCGAGTGGTTAGTAATGCTGGGGGCGTGAACCCCCAGGCCTGTGCAGCAGCACTACGAAATGGGATCCAGAAGGCTGGTCTCGACATGACGGTTGGGGTGGTTACTGGTGATGACCTCATGCCACAG AAGGACTTGCTAAAAGAGGTGAAAATGGCAGATACTGAAGAGCGGAGACCACTGCCCAaaacagttcacagcatgaatGCCTATTTAGG TGCTATGCCCATTAAGCGCTGCCTAGACCTGGGAGCTGACATTGTGGTGACTGGCCGCTGTGTCGATAGTGCACTGGTTCTGGGTCCTCTAATGCATTCG TTTGGATGGGATCGGAGCAGCTATGACCTGCTGGCCACTGGAAG tttaGCTGGCCATCTGATTGAGTGTGGCGCTCAGTGCACTGGGGGCATCTTCACTGACTGGCATAAAGTGCCTGACTG GGACAACATGGGCTTTCCAGTGGTGGAGTGCTTTGCCGATGGCGCCTTCACACTATCCAAACCTCCCAAAACAGGCGGAATGGTGTCTTTTGGCACAGTGGCTGAGCAGCTCGTATATGAGATCGGAGATCCCAAACGCTACCTCCTCCCTGATGTCACCTGTGACTTCTCCCAGGTCACCATCACCGAGATACCAG GGGTAGAGGGAGGGGCTGTAAAGGTGACTGGAGCCAAAGGATCCCAGCCAGCTGCAGACTACAAG GTCTGTGCCACATACATGGATGGGTTCAGGGCCACAGCTGTGTGTCCAGTCGGGGGACCCCGCGCTGCTGAGAAAGGCAGAAGAACTGCAGAGAGCATAATCAAAAG GACTAGGCGTATCTTTAAGCAGTTGGGCTTGGAGGACTACAGCTCGGTCAACATCCAGATCCTAGGGGCTGAGGACACATATGGAACTCATGCCATCCAGAAT AGTTCCAGGGAGGCTGTGGTGTGGATGTCGGTCCATCATAAACAGAAGAAAGCACTCGAGTTCTTCTCCAGGGAGATAGCGCCTGCTGGAACGGGAATGG CCCCTGGACTTACAGGAATCGTAGGAGGCAGACCCAGAGT GTCACCAGTGCTGAAgcctttctttttcctccatcCTAAATCAGAAATCAAG ACAGACATCCATTTGAATGGGAAGCTGGTAGACACTCTCACAGATTTGGACTCGTCTTTATCTGTGGGACCCAGACCGCAGTACCTGACAGAGGAGGCTACTGATGCTCCTGAAG atcttCCCATTGGCCCACATAACTACAGACTGGAGGAATTAGCCTTCACCAGGAGTGGGGACAAGGGTGATTCAGCAAATATCG GGGTCATTGCTCGACAGCCACTTTTTTATCCATATTTGAAAAAGCTCCTCACCTCCGCTGCGGTGGAGGAGTACTTCAGACACCTCATCAGAAAGGACAGGACAGACCTGCCTTCAGTCATAAG GGGAAAGCGTACGGCCAGATGCTGTTGGACTATGAACTAA
- the fga gene encoding fibrinogen alpha chain, whose translation MQRRYFLLCLCAVLPTAWMNLDVRGPRPVEHGYKPDKCATEKEWPFCSDDDWGPKCPSGCRIQGLLSKTDHELLTKIEKIQRLLDEHDGKYRSTDVESKKTYEDIRERLTSDAGNDNKYMTLAEQLRQRIVEIKMKIDRQLRLLQSLKARVKEQIIEMQRLEVDIDIKLRACKGSCAGYAQFSVDKDSYVSMEKQMDHLEAMRFQSVETVSSLKMMKSRPLKDVTVPSIYKSGSTGEQTAYFTDVGQLKLTLEAEGSTAETAATVGKVPGTGTSSTSSSSSSSSSSSSVNSHKVKCTKSVRKTVTHTKDGPVEKLEVVSGGGPGCEGIDAQTFLTAAREGKDVKGDGFTIKVTGGDRSITTISQGEEMPDLLTGSDFFRTLGTSFEDPLAASATKTSKSSSSSSSTKTLLTKTTKTSKSSSILGDDLGGFGRGDVDDDKPDIFARSVRPAGLQRTASEGKGTSEVE comes from the exons ATGCAGCGGCGTTATTTTCTCCTCTGCCTGTGTGCTGTTTTACCTACAGCATGG ATGAATCTGGATGTCAGAGGTCCTCGTCCAGTTGAGCATGGCTACAAGCCTGACAAGTGTGCTACAGAAAAAGAGTGGCCATTCTGTTCAGATGATGACTGG GGCCCAAAATGTCCTTCAGGTTGCCGGATCCAAGGCCTATTGTCCAAAACGGATCATGAACTCCTCACCAAGATTGAGAAAATCCAGCGTCTTCTGGATGAACATGATGGGAAGTACCGCTCCACTGACGTAGAGTCCAAGAAAACTTATGAAGACATACGAGAACGCCTCACTTCAGATGCCG GTAATGACAACAAGTACATGACGCTGGCGGAACAGTTGAGACAGAGGAttgtggaaataaaaatgaagatcGACCGCCAACTACGACTGCTCCAGTCTCTGAAGGCTCGGGTCAAAGAGCAGATCATTGAAATGCAAAGACTGGAG gtGGACATTGACATAAAGCTGCGTGCCTGCAAGGGATCTTGTGCAGGTTATGCCCAATTCTCAGTAGACAAGGACAGTTACGTATCAATGGAAAAACAGATGGACCATCTGGAGGCGATGCGCTTCCAGAGCGTGGAGACAGTCAGCTctctgaagatgatgaagagTCGACCACTGAAAGACGTCACGGTTCCCTCCATCTACAAGTCTGGATCAACAGGCGAACAAACTGCATACTTCACAGATGTGGGTCAGCTGAAGCTCACTCTGGAGGCAGAGGGCTCCACCGCTGAGACAGCTGCCACCGTCGGCAAGGTCCCAGGTACAGGCACTTCCTctacttcctcctcctcctcctcctcctcctcctcctcttcagtcAACAGCCATAAAGTAAAGTGCACAAAATCTGTGCGCaaaacagtaacacacacaaaggacGGGCCAGTGGAAAAATTGGAAGTGGTCAGTGGAGGAGGGCCTGGCTGCGAAGGCATTGATGCCCAGACCTTCCTGACAGCAGCCAGAGAGGGTAAGGACgtgaagggtgatgggttcacaATCAAAGTGACTGGGGGTGATCGCTCCATCACAACAATCAGCCAAGGCGAGGAGATGCCTGATCTGCTCACTGGCTCGGATTTCTTCAGGACATTGGGAACCAGTTTTGAAGACCCCCTGGCCGCGTCCGCAACCAAAACCAGCAagtccagcagctccagcagctccactaAAACCCTCCTTACCAAAACCACTAAAACAAGCAAATCCTCCTCCATCCTTGGAGACGATCTTGGTGGATTTGGACGTGGTGATGTGGATGACGACAAGCCTGATATCTTTGCACGGAGTGTGAGGCCTGCAGGACTCCAGCGCACTGCGAGTGAAGGAAAAGGTACATCTGAGGTGGAATGA
- the LOC114797820 gene encoding uncharacterized protein LOC114797820 isoform X1, whose protein sequence is MPYAGCLSRKISAFIRPRWHGSVSASSQLLSGSPNPNRERRERCHRHAASQKAVRIGCASGFWGDTATSVPQLLYGGRLDFLVFDYLSEITMSLLTAVKAKDPNLGYTPDFVLAAMLPFIKDIHKMGVRVVSNAGGVNPQACAAALRNGIQKAGLDMTVGVVTGDDLMPQKDLLKEVKMADTEERRPLPKTVHSMNAYLGAMPIKRCLDLGADIVVTGRCVDSALVLGPLMHSFGWDRSSYDLLATGSLAGHLIECGAQCTGGIFTDWHKVPDWDNMGFPVVECFADGAFTLSKPPKTGGMVSFGTVAEQLVYEIGDPKRYLLPDVTCDFSQVTITEIPGVEGGAVKVTGAKGSQPAADYKVCATYMDGFRATAVCPVGGPRAAEKGRRTAESIIKRTRRIFKQLGLEDYSSVNIQILGAEDTYGTHAIQNSSREAVVWMSVHHKQKKALEFFSREIAPAGTGMAPGLTGIVGGRPRVSPVLKPFFFLHPKSEIKTDIHLNGKLVDTLTDLDSSLSVGPRPQYLTEEATDAPEDLPIGPHNYRLEELAFTRSGDKGDSANIGVIARQPLFYPYLKKLLTSAAVEEYFRHLIRKDRTDLPSVIRYDLPGIQGLNFVLHNSLGGGGIASLRSDPQGKAYGQMLLDYELRGLPDFKSLVE, encoded by the exons ATGCCCTACGCTGGGTGTTTATCGCGCAAAATATCCGCGTTTATTCGACCACGGTGGCACGGGAGCGTCAGCGCCAGCAGCCAGCTGCTGTCAGGGTCCCCAAACCCCAACAGAGAGCGCAGAGAGAGATGTCACCGTCACGCAGCGTCACAGAAAGCTGTCCGAATAGGATGCGCCTCTGGCTTCTGGGGAGACACGGCGACTTCAG TTCCACAACTGTTATATGGAGGAAGACTGGATTTCCTGGTGTTCGATTATCTCTCTGAAATCACCATGTCTCTGCTCACAGCAGTTAAAGCCAAGGACCCC AATTTGGGCTATACTCCAGATTTTGTTTTGGCTGCCATGTTACCTTTCATTAAAGACATCCATAAAATGG GTGTTCGAGTGGTTAGTAATGCTGGGGGCGTGAACCCCCAGGCCTGTGCAGCAGCACTACGAAATGGGATCCAGAAGGCTGGTCTCGACATGACGGTTGGGGTGGTTACTGGTGATGACCTCATGCCACAG AAGGACTTGCTAAAAGAGGTGAAAATGGCAGATACTGAAGAGCGGAGACCACTGCCCAaaacagttcacagcatgaatGCCTATTTAGG TGCTATGCCCATTAAGCGCTGCCTAGACCTGGGAGCTGACATTGTGGTGACTGGCCGCTGTGTCGATAGTGCACTGGTTCTGGGTCCTCTAATGCATTCG TTTGGATGGGATCGGAGCAGCTATGACCTGCTGGCCACTGGAAG tttaGCTGGCCATCTGATTGAGTGTGGCGCTCAGTGCACTGGGGGCATCTTCACTGACTGGCATAAAGTGCCTGACTG GGACAACATGGGCTTTCCAGTGGTGGAGTGCTTTGCCGATGGCGCCTTCACACTATCCAAACCTCCCAAAACAGGCGGAATGGTGTCTTTTGGCACAGTGGCTGAGCAGCTCGTATATGAGATCGGAGATCCCAAACGCTACCTCCTCCCTGATGTCACCTGTGACTTCTCCCAGGTCACCATCACCGAGATACCAG GGGTAGAGGGAGGGGCTGTAAAGGTGACTGGAGCCAAAGGATCCCAGCCAGCTGCAGACTACAAG GTCTGTGCCACATACATGGATGGGTTCAGGGCCACAGCTGTGTGTCCAGTCGGGGGACCCCGCGCTGCTGAGAAAGGCAGAAGAACTGCAGAGAGCATAATCAAAAG GACTAGGCGTATCTTTAAGCAGTTGGGCTTGGAGGACTACAGCTCGGTCAACATCCAGATCCTAGGGGCTGAGGACACATATGGAACTCATGCCATCCAGAAT AGTTCCAGGGAGGCTGTGGTGTGGATGTCGGTCCATCATAAACAGAAGAAAGCACTCGAGTTCTTCTCCAGGGAGATAGCGCCTGCTGGAACGGGAATGG CCCCTGGACTTACAGGAATCGTAGGAGGCAGACCCAGAGT GTCACCAGTGCTGAAgcctttctttttcctccatcCTAAATCAGAAATCAAG ACAGACATCCATTTGAATGGGAAGCTGGTAGACACTCTCACAGATTTGGACTCGTCTTTATCTGTGGGACCCAGACCGCAGTACCTGACAGAGGAGGCTACTGATGCTCCTGAAG atcttCCCATTGGCCCACATAACTACAGACTGGAGGAATTAGCCTTCACCAGGAGTGGGGACAAGGGTGATTCAGCAAATATCG GGGTCATTGCTCGACAGCCACTTTTTTATCCATATTTGAAAAAGCTCCTCACCTCCGCTGCGGTGGAGGAGTACTTCAGACACCTCATCAGAAAGGACAGGACAGACCTGCCTTCAGTCATAAG GTACGATTTGCCTGGCATCCAGGGCTTAAACTTTGTACTTCACAACTCACTTGGCGGGGGAGGGATTGCTTCATTACGCAGTGACCCTCAG GGGAAAGCGTACGGCCAGATGCTGTTGGACTATGAACTAAGAGGTCTGCCTGACTTCAAATCACTGGTGGAATGA
- the fgb gene encoding fibrinogen beta chain — protein sequence MKWGLLLLCLCVSRSLGQVDYDEYDTEAKDPEPKEAIDPRGHRPVSRGRETYVPPNPAPPPVSGRGRYAARPTSAPAKPVEEQKEVQPDEGGCSHGSEQMGVLCPNGCELKTTILKQERNVRPKVADLKRKVDDLDRSSNSIYRYVSGLSNELRERQRVTDGNGQVVNEYTNDLESQHAFIKETIDTTFPSNIRILQGVLEKLREKIQRMEKAIVAQRDQCVDRCVVSCPIPVVSGKECEDIFRKGGQTSEMYLIRPDSLFKPFKVFCDQTTLDGGWTVIQNRLDGSVDFGRRWDDYKRGFGNIAFTSTKAHCETPGEYWLGNDRISQISKMGPTEIMFEMQDWTGAKVSAQYQQFTVQGEMSNYQVSVAGYKGTAGDTLLTGALELFGENRTMTIHNGMMFSTYDRDNDRWTAGDPTRQCSREDGGGWWYNRCHSANPNGRYYWGGAYTKNMAKHGTDDGIVWMNWKGSWYSLKAINMKIRPFFPE from the exons ATGAAGTGGGGACTCCTCTTactatgtttgtgtgtcagcAGATCACTTGGCCAGGTCGATTATGATGAATATGACACG GAAGCAAAAGACCCAGAG CCCAAGGAAGCAATTGACCCCAGAGGTCACAGACCAGTTTCGAGAGGCCGTGAAACCTATGTGCCACCCAATCCAGCCCCACCGCCAGTTTCTGGACGTGGTCGTTATGCTGCCCGGCCAACTTCTGCACCAGCGAAACCAGTAGAGGAGCAGAAAGAGGTGCAGCCTGATGAAGGCGGTTGTAGCCATGGTTCAGAGCAAATG GGCGTCCTCTGTCCAAATGGCTGTGAACTGAAGACTACCATTCTGAAGCAAGAGAGAAATGTGAGGCCAAAGGTTGCTGACCTCAAGCGTAAAGTGGATGACCTGGACCGGTCTTCCAACAGCATCTACCGCTATGTATCAGGCTTGTCCAATGAGCTTCGGGAACGGCAGCGAGTCACTGATG GCAATGGACAAGTCGTGAACGAGTACACTAACGACCTGGAGAGCCAACACGCTTTTATCAAGGAAACCATAGATACCACATTCCCCAGCAACATCCGAATCCTGCAGGGCGTCCTGGAAAAACTGAGGGAGAAGATTCAGCGAATGGAGAAAGCCATTGTGGCCCAGCGAGACCAGTGTGTTGACCGCTGTGTTGTCAGCTGCCCCATTCCAGTGGTGTCTGGGAAGGAGTGTGAAGATATCTTCCGCAAAGGTGGCCAGACTTCCGAGATGTACCTCATCCGGCCAGACTCCTTATTCAAGCCATTCAAAGTCTTTTGTGACCAGACCACTCTGGATGGAG gatggACTGTCATACAGAACCGTTTGGACGGTAGTGTTGACTTTGGTCGTCGCTGGGATGACTACAAGAGAGGTTTTGGAAACATTGCCTTCACTTCAACCAAAGCTCACTGTGAAACACCAG GAGAATACTGGCTGGGCAACGATCGTATAAGCCAGATTTCAAAGATGGGTCCGACTGAAATTATGTTTGAGATGCAAGACTGGACTGGTGCTAAAGTCAGCGCACAATACCAACAGTTCACTGTCCAGGGTGAGATGTCCAACTACCAGGTATCAGTGGCTGGGTATAAGGGCACAGCGGGTGATACACTGCTGACAGGGGCTCTGGAGCTGTTTGGGGAAAACCGAACCATGACCATCCACAACGGCATGATGTTCAGCACATATGATCGTGATAATGACAGATG GACTGCTGGTGATCCAACACGACAGTGCTCTAGAGAAGATGGGGGTGGCTGGTGGTATAACCGCTGCCATTCAGCTAATCCTAATGGACGATACTACTGGGGTGGGGCTTACACTAAAAATATGGCCAAGCATGGTACAGATGATGGCATAGTATGGATGAACTGGAAGGGCTCATGGTATTCACTTAAGGCCATAAATATGAAGATTAGGCCCTTCTTCCCAGAATAA